The genomic stretch AAGAAGATTTTAATAAGAAATAAATGAATTGATAGGAACTGAACATTTCAGTTCCTATTCTTATGTTTAAAGGAGTGCTTACACGATGAAAGTGCTAACGATTTCAGGTTATAAACCATTTGAATTAGGGATTTTTAATGATCAGCACCCTGGTATTTCATACATAAAAAAAGCAATCATGAAGCGCTTAGTACCTCTTATCGAAGAAGGACTTGAATGGGTGTTAATCAGCGGTCAGCTCGGTGTAGAATTGTGGGCTGCGGAAGTAGTATTTGATTTACAGCTCGAATACCCTCAGTTACAGCTTGGTGTATTAACCCCTTTTTTAGATCAGGAAGAAAAGTGGAACGAAGCGAATAAAGAACTTTATGAATTTATTCTGAGTCAGGCTGATTTTGTGGATAGTATCACAAAAAAGAAGTATGAAAGT from Bacillus sp. 1780r2a1 encodes the following:
- a CDS encoding DUF1273 domain-containing protein, which gives rise to MKVLTISGYKPFELGIFNDQHPGISYIKKAIMKRLVPLIEEGLEWVLISGQLGVELWAAEVVFDLQLEYPQLQLGVLTPFLDQEEKWNEANKELYEFILSQADFVDSITKKKYESPNQFRLKNQFLIEKSDGICIVYDEEHEGSPKFMLKVAQDKAEKSDYPIITITSYDLQDIVEEEKFSSF